The following coding sequences lie in one Prochlorococcus marinus XMU1412 genomic window:
- a CDS encoding glycosyltransferase, with protein MKNNFHCLKEVDVLLPIHYSNEEFLIESINSLLNQTLKPNIICLLNGMDRNSNIYYENILTNLSVNKIIICPVKGIPNALNYGINYCEGKYIARQDDDDFSNPERLLKQKIFLENNNVDIVGTNINLIDKYGNIIGFREYPTSNKKCKETLAYKSCFCHPSIMVKKSFFLKNKYPLISGEDYALWLKSYRNSSYSNYPEFLYNYRIHPGQVSKTNINYLFLKESKKIINKTSDKKEKIRLIIYLILTILKCLIKRRKINFNTELS; from the coding sequence ATGAAAAATAATTTTCATTGCCTTAAAGAGGTTGATGTATTATTACCAATTCACTATTCAAATGAAGAATTTTTAATAGAGTCTATAAATTCTCTTTTAAATCAAACATTAAAGCCAAATATTATATGTTTATTAAATGGGATGGATAGAAATTCTAATATTTATTATGAAAATATACTTACCAATCTTTCTGTAAATAAAATAATAATATGCCCTGTTAAAGGCATCCCAAATGCTTTAAATTATGGGATAAACTACTGTGAAGGTAAATATATCGCAAGACAGGACGATGACGATTTTTCAAATCCAGAAAGACTATTAAAGCAGAAGATTTTCTTAGAAAACAATAATGTTGATATTGTTGGAACTAATATAAATTTGATTGATAAATATGGAAATATAATAGGTTTTAGGGAATATCCAACCTCTAATAAAAAGTGTAAGGAAACTCTAGCTTATAAAAGCTGCTTTTGCCATCCCTCAATTATGGTTAAAAAAAGTTTTTTTCTAAAAAATAAATACCCATTAATTAGTGGCGAAGATTACGCATTATGGCTTAAATCATATAGAAATTCAAGTTATAGTAATTATCCCGAATTTTTATACAATTATAGAATTCATCCAGGGCAAGTTTCAAAAACTAATATTAATTATTTATTTTTAAAAGAATCAAAAAAGATTATAAATAAAACATCCGATAAGAAAGAAAAAATTAGATTAATAATTTACTTAATTTTAACTATTTTAAAGTGCTTAATAAAAAGAAGAAAAATTAATTTCAATACCGAATTAAGTTAA
- a CDS encoding glycosyltransferase family 2 protein encodes MKFKKNLASIIMPSCHKLTSKNKICYENSIKQNYGNVEFLIFVNGIDKKKYYKLLDFLENKNIYNHKIKSLYSKSRVAIGKARRELLKISNGEYIIFLDSDDIPSKSIIKDKVLISKLNNSNIIFSNAKLHKNSPSKKRKINNRNYFRYLIRFKKIFNHQIFEGINLFPNSGTLIKKTREISKLLEFYPICNHEDFIFYKKLIAINKEFTISNKYLISYNVGNSSTSNKLKSRIWHFNCLIKELNRNFIQAIISIFIGSLIIIILRILYIFFNPNNIKKDIHKKIILKK; translated from the coding sequence ATGAAATTCAAAAAAAATTTAGCAAGTATTATTATGCCAAGTTGTCATAAATTAACCAGCAAAAACAAAATTTGTTATGAAAATAGTATTAAGCAAAATTATGGGAATGTAGAGTTCTTAATTTTTGTAAATGGAATTGATAAAAAAAAATATTATAAATTATTAGACTTTCTAGAAAATAAAAATATCTATAATCATAAAATAAAATCGCTTTATTCAAAATCAAGAGTCGCCATAGGTAAAGCTAGGAGAGAATTACTCAAAATATCTAATGGTGAATATATTATTTTCTTGGATTCCGATGATATACCTAGTAAAAGTATAATTAAAGATAAAGTATTAATCTCAAAATTAAATAATTCAAATATTATTTTTTCTAATGCTAAGTTGCATAAAAATAGTCCATCAAAAAAAAGAAAAATTAATAACAGAAATTATTTTAGATATTTGATTAGGTTTAAAAAAATATTTAACCATCAGATATTTGAGGGTATTAATCTTTTTCCTAATTCTGGAACTCTAATAAAAAAAACTAGAGAAATTTCAAAATTATTGGAATTTTATCCTATTTGCAATCATGAAGACTTTATTTTTTATAAAAAATTAATCGCTATAAATAAAGAATTTACCATATCTAATAAATATCTTATTTCTTACAATGTAGGCAATAGTTCAACTAGTAATAAACTTAAATCAAGAATCTGGCATTTTAATTGTCTAATAAAAGAATTGAATAGAAATTTCATTCAGGCGATAATATCCATTTTTATAGGTTCTTTAATAATCATAATTTTAAGAATTCTATATATTTTTTTTAATCCTAATAATATAAAAAAAGATATTCATAAAAAAATAATTTTAAAAAAATGA